From Xenopus tropicalis strain Nigerian chromosome 3, UCB_Xtro_10.0, whole genome shotgun sequence, the proteins below share one genomic window:
- the LOC101735017 gene encoding NXPE family member 3, with protein sequence MESLDHFYLSPPNKSSDSHWVDNNLTNQGSEEFADLLKLIDWPSPPSSITDFSLSTNPKECRYELLSPRSIYRAGETLEVLIMAKDHYGNIKSYGGDFFQAKLHSPVIKAGVTGRVTDLNNGTYLATFLLPWEGEAQVNIRLIHSSEAVSVLKDKRESHPEKVYFNGYFHFNGSTEEKECNIELPGQDVCNYNEPVSGDTWQCLKPQKMPCHSLVYHSMGGYRRVTNSLEDSLLSGSVTAQNINGAFTSIKIDPAINSTGLTSRLQVCSPGQEPSQPSGFYYNDIWTSLICLGRHFPSPPDARACLKGKDIHMFGDSTLRQWFEYLERFIPTLKRIDLHVNYQSGPLLAVDPDAGLVMRWRAHGNPLRTTKTMISDLHYEAAHLYGIGGGPQTVVVFTLWAHFTTYPVSVYIQRLSRLRRAISSLLFRSPETTVLIKSANTGYKSIYGSDWLSLQLDLLLRAMFKGMAVTILDVWDMTSCHYLPEDIHPGAPVIRNEVDLMLSYICPR encoded by the exons ATGGAATCTTTGGATCATTTCTATCTATCTCCTCCCAACAAATCCAGTGATTCCCATTGGGTGGACAACAACCTTACAAATCAAGGATCAGAAGAGTTTGCAGACCTTCTCAAACTGATAGACTGGCCTTCACCTCCATCTTCCATCACCGACTTCAGTCTTTCCACCAACCCCAAGGAGTGTCGGTACGAGCTGCTCAGTCCACGTTCCATATACCGCGCGGGGGAAACATTAGAGGTTCTTATAATGGCCAAAGATCACTATGGAAATATCAAGTCCTATGGTGGGGACTTCTTCCAAGCCAAGCTGCATTCCCCAGTGATTAAAGCTGGGGTCACAGGACGTGTAACGGATCTTAACAATGGCACCTATTTGGCAACGTTTCTTCTTCCGTGGGAAGGGGAGGCCCAGGTGAACATCAGGCTGATTCACTCAAGTGAGGCTGTGTCTGTCCTTAAGGACAAAAGAGAGAGTCATCCCGAGAAG GTGTATTTTAATGGGTATTTCCATTTCAATGGAAGCACTGAGGAAAAAGAATGTAACATTGAGCTCCCAGGACAAGACGTGTGTAACTACAATGAACCTGTAAGTGGGGACACCTGGCAGTGCTTAAAACCCCAGAAGATGCCTTGCCACTCATTGGTCTATCACTCCATGGGCGGGTACCGCAGAGTGACCAACTCATTGGAGGATTCGTTGCTCAGTGG TTCTGTCACTGCCCAGAATATTAACGGAGCTTTTACTTCGATCAAGATAGACCCAGCCATCAACTCTACAG GCCTCACATCCAGGCTTCAGGTCTGTTCTCCTGGTCAGGAACCCAGCCAGCCATCTGGCTTTTATTACAATGACATTTGGACATCGTTGATCTGTCTGGGAAGACATTTTCCCAGCCCGCCGGATGCTCGTGCCTGCCTTAAAGGGAAGGACATACACATGTTTGGGGATTCTACTCTACGCCAGTGGTTTGAGTATCTGGAGAGATTCATACCAA CTCTGAAAAGAATTGATCTGCATGTAAATTACCAGTCTGGCCCGTTGCTGGCGGTGGATCCAGATGCCGGCCTGGTAATGAGATGGCGGGCCCATGGAAACCCTTTGCGCACCACCAAGACTATGATCTCCGACCTGCACTATGAGGCAGCCCACCTGTATGGGATTGGTGGGGGACCACAAACCGTAGTGGTCTTTACCCTCTGGGCCCACTTCACCACCTACCCAGTTAGCGTCTACATACAGAGGTTGTCAAGGTTACGGAGGGCAATTTCCTCTCTGCTCTTCCGGAGCCCTGAGACCACTGTGCTGATTAAGTCGGCTAACACCGGCTACAAATCCATTTATGGCAGTGACTGGCTCTCCCTTCAGCTGGACTTGTTACTCAGAGCTATGTTCAAGGGGATGGCGGTCACTATCCTGGATGTTTGGGACATGACCTCCTGCCATTACCTGCCTGAAGATATCCACCCAGGAGCTCCAGTTATCAGGAATGAAGTGGACCTCATGTTGTCCTATATTTGCCCCAGATGA